Proteins co-encoded in one Dasypus novemcinctus isolate mDasNov1 chromosome 18, mDasNov1.1.hap2, whole genome shotgun sequence genomic window:
- the LOC101430036 gene encoding zinc finger protein 580 has translation MLLLPPRPPHPRSSSPEAMDPPPPKAPPFPKAEGPSSTPSSAAGPRPPRLGRHLLIDANGVPYTYTVQLEEEPRGPPQREAPAGEPGPRKGYSCPECARVFASPLRLQSHRVSHSDLKPFTCGACGKAFKRSSHLSRHRATHRARAGPPHTCPLCPRRFQDAAELAQHVRLH, from the coding sequence AtgctgctgctgccgccgcgGCCACCCCACCCTCGGTCCTCCTCTCCGGAGGCCATGGACCCTCCGCCCCCCAAGGCTCCCCCCTTCCCCAAGGCGGAAGGTCCCTCTTCCACCCCTTCCTCGGCGGCCGGGCCCCGACCCCCGCGGCTGGGTCGCCACCTGCTCATCGACGCCAACGGGGTTCCCTACACATACACGGTGCAGCTGGAGGAGGAGCCCAGGGGCCCGCCCCAGCGCGAGGCGCCCGCGGGAGAGCCCGGCCCTCGCAAGGGCTACAGCTGCCCGGAGTGCGCCCGTGTCTTTGCAAGCCCTCTGCGGCTGCAGAGCCACCGTGTATCGCACTCGGACCTCAAGCCCTTCACGTGTGGCGCCTGCGGCAAGGCCTTCAAGCGCTCCAGCCACCTGTCGCGGCACCGCGCCACGCACCGCGCTCGTGCGGGCCCGCCGCACACCTGCCCACTCTGCCCACGCCGCTTCCAGGACGCCGCAGAGCTGGCGCAGCACGTGCGCCTCCACTAG
- the CCDC106 gene encoding coiled-coil domain-containing protein 106 isoform X3, translating to MNDRHSRRRTKPAEAASPALALMNGVKAQLHMALERNSWLQKRIEDLEEERDFLRCQLDKFISSARADAEDHCRVKPGPRRAEGEASDPESAASSLSGGSEEGSSNERKRQKQKGGAARRRLGKPKARERQRVKDADGVLCRYKKILGTFQKLKSMSRAFEHHRVDRNTVALTTPIAELLIVAPEKLAEVGEFDPSKERLLEYSRRCFLALDDETLKKVQALKKSKLLLPITYRFKR from the exons ATGAATGACCGCCACAGCAGGAGGAGGACAA AGCCCGCGGAGGCCgcctcccctgccctggccctcATGAACGGTGTCAAGGCTCAGCTGCACATGGCCCTGGAGAGGAACTCGTGGCTGCAGAAGCGCATCGAGGACCTGGAGGAAGAACGGGACTTCCTGCGGTGCCAGCTGGACAAGTTCATCTCCTCGGCCCGCGCCGACGCAG AGGACCACTGCAGGGTGAAGCCTGGGCCACGGCGGGCTGAGGGCGAGGCCTCGGACCCCGAGTCAGCAGCGTCCTCGCTGAGCGGAGGCTCTGAGGAAGGCAGCTCCAACGAGAGGAAGAGGCAGAAGCAGAAGGGAGGTGCGGCTCGGAGGCGGCTGGGGAAGCCCAAGGCTCGGGAGAGACAGCGGG TAAAGGATGCGGATGGGGTGCTCTGCCGCTACAAGAAGATCCTGGGCACCTTCCAGAAGCTGAAGAGCATGTCGCGGGCCTTTGAACACCACCGTGTGGACCGCAACACGGTGGCGCTGACCACGCCCATCGCCGAGCTGCTCATTGTGGCCCCGGAGAAGCTGGCCGAGGTGGGCGAGTTCGACCCCTCCAAGGAGCGCCTGCTCGAGTACTCCCGCCGCTGCTTCCTGGCCCTGGATGACGAGACACTCAAGAAGGTGCAGGCGCTGAAGAAGAGCAAGCTGCTGCTCCCCATCACCTACCGCTTCAAGCGGTGA
- the U2AF2 gene encoding splicing factor U2AF 65 kDa subunit isoform X2, whose amino-acid sequence MSDFDEFERQLNENKQERDKENRHRKRSHSRSRSRDRKRRSRSRDRRNRDQRSASRDRRRRSKPLTRGAKEEHGGLIRSPRHEKKKKVRKYWDVPPPGFEHITPMQYKAMQAAGQIPATALLPTMTPDGLAVTPTPVPVVGSQMTRQARRLYVGNIPFGITEEAMMDFFNAQMRLGGLTQAPGNPVLAVQINQDKNFAFLEFRSVDETTQAMAFDGIIFQGQSLKIRRPHDYQPLPGMSENPSVYVPGVVSTVVPDSAHKLFIGGLPNYLNDDQVKELLTSFGPLKAFNLVKDSATGLSKGYAFCEYVDINVTDQAIAGLNGMQLGDKKLLVQRASVGAKNATLSTINQTPVTLQVPGLMSSQVQMGGHPTEVLCLMNMVLPEELLDDEEYEEIVEDVRDECSKYGLVKSIEIPRPVDGVEVPGCGKIFVEFTSVFDCQKAMQGLTGRKFANRVVVTKYCDPDSYHRRDFW is encoded by the exons ATGTCGGACTTCGACGAGTTCGAGCGGCAGCTCAACGAGAATAAGCAAG AACGGGACAAGGAGAACCGGCACCGGAAGCGCAGCCACAGCCGTTCCCGGAGCCGGGACCGCAAGCGCCGGAGCCGGAGCAGAGACCGGCGCAACCGGGACCAGCGGAGCGCCTCCCGGGACAGACGGCGGCGCAG CAAACCTTTGACCAGAGGCGCTAAAGAGGAGCACGGTGGATTGAT CCGCTCCCCCCGCcatgagaagaagaagaaggtcCGTAAATACTGGGATGTGCCCCCCCCGGGCTTCGAGCACATCACCCCCATGCAGTACAAGGCCATGCAAG CCGCGGGCCAGATTCCGGCCACCGCCCTTCTCCCCACCATGACCCCAGACGGTCTGGCCGTGACCCCGACTCCAGTGCCCGTGGTCGGGAGCCAGATGACCAGGCAGGCCCGGCGCCTCTACGTGGGGAACATCCCCTTCGGCATCACTGAG GAGGCCATGATGGATTTCTTCAACGCCCAGATGCGCCTGGGGGGACTGACCCAGGCCCCTGGCAACCCAGTCTTGGCTGTGCAGATTAACCAGGACAAGAATTTTGCCTTCCTGGAG ttccGCTCAGTGGACGAGACTACCCAGGCCATGGCCTTCGATGGCATCATCTTCCAGGGCCAGTCTCTGAAGATCCGCAGACCTCACGACTATCAGCCCTTGCCTGGCATGTCGGAGAACCCTTCCGTCTACGTGCCTG GAGTTGTGTCCACCGTGGTTCCTGACTCAGCCCACAAGCTCTTCATCGGGGGCTTACCCAACTACCTGAATGATGACCAG GTAAAAGAGCTGCTGACATCGTTCGGGCCCCTGAAGGCCTTCAACCTGGTCAAGGACAGCGCCACAGGCCTCTCCAAGGGCTACGCCTTCTGTGAGTACGTGGACATCAACGTCACAGACCAG GCCATTGCGGGGCTGAATGGGATGCAGCTGGGGGATAAGAAACTGCTAGTCCAGAGGGCAAGTGTGGGAGCCAAGAATGCCACGCTG AGCACCATCAACCAGACGCCCGTGACCCTCCAGGTGCCGGGTCTGATGAGCTCCCAGGTGCAGATGGGTGGCCACCCCACGGAGGTGCTGTGCCTCATGAACATGGTGCTGCCTGAGGAGCTGCTGGATGATGAGGAGTACGAGGAGATCGTGGAGGACGTGCGCGATGAGTGTAGCAAGTACGGGCTCGTCAAGTCCATTGAGATCCCCCGGCCAGTGGATGGCGTGGAAGTGCCCGGCTGTGGAAAG ATCTTTGTGGAGTTCACCTCTGTGTTTGACTGCCAGAAAGCCATGCAGGGCCTGACGGGCCGCAAGTTCGCCAACAGAGTGGTTGTCACAAAGTACTGTGACCCCGACTCTTACCACCGCCGGGACTTCTGGTAG
- the CCDC106 gene encoding coiled-coil domain-containing protein 106 isoform X2: MTATAGGGQKDDEAFEISIPFDEAPHLDPQIFYSLSPSRGNFEEPAEAASPALALMNGVKAQLHMALERNSWLQKRIEDLEEERDFLRCQLDKFISSARADAEDHCRVKPGPRRAEGEASDPESAASSLSGGSEEGSSNERKRQKQKGGAARRRLGKPKARERQRVKDADGVLCRYKKILGTFQKLKSMSRAFEHHRVDRNTVALTTPIAELLIVAPEKLAEVGEFDPSKERLLEYSRRCFLALDDETLKKVQALKKSKLLLPITYRFKR, from the exons ATGACCGCCACAGCAGGAGGAGGACAA aaggatgatgaGGCCTTCGAGATCTCCATCCCCTTCGACGAGGCACCCCACCTAGACCCACAGATCTTTTACAGTCTGAGCCCCTCTCGGGGAAACTTCGAGG AGCCCGCGGAGGCCgcctcccctgccctggccctcATGAACGGTGTCAAGGCTCAGCTGCACATGGCCCTGGAGAGGAACTCGTGGCTGCAGAAGCGCATCGAGGACCTGGAGGAAGAACGGGACTTCCTGCGGTGCCAGCTGGACAAGTTCATCTCCTCGGCCCGCGCCGACGCAG AGGACCACTGCAGGGTGAAGCCTGGGCCACGGCGGGCTGAGGGCGAGGCCTCGGACCCCGAGTCAGCAGCGTCCTCGCTGAGCGGAGGCTCTGAGGAAGGCAGCTCCAACGAGAGGAAGAGGCAGAAGCAGAAGGGAGGTGCGGCTCGGAGGCGGCTGGGGAAGCCCAAGGCTCGGGAGAGACAGCGGG TAAAGGATGCGGATGGGGTGCTCTGCCGCTACAAGAAGATCCTGGGCACCTTCCAGAAGCTGAAGAGCATGTCGCGGGCCTTTGAACACCACCGTGTGGACCGCAACACGGTGGCGCTGACCACGCCCATCGCCGAGCTGCTCATTGTGGCCCCGGAGAAGCTGGCCGAGGTGGGCGAGTTCGACCCCTCCAAGGAGCGCCTGCTCGAGTACTCCCGCCGCTGCTTCCTGGCCCTGGATGACGAGACACTCAAGAAGGTGCAGGCGCTGAAGAAGAGCAAGCTGCTGCTCCCCATCACCTACCGCTTCAAGCGGTGA
- the CCDC106 gene encoding coiled-coil domain-containing protein 106 isoform X1 → MNDRHSRRRTMKKDDEAFEISIPFDEAPHLDPQIFYSLSPSRGNFEEPAEAASPALALMNGVKAQLHMALERNSWLQKRIEDLEEERDFLRCQLDKFISSARADAEDHCRVKPGPRRAEGEASDPESAASSLSGGSEEGSSNERKRQKQKGGAARRRLGKPKARERQRVKDADGVLCRYKKILGTFQKLKSMSRAFEHHRVDRNTVALTTPIAELLIVAPEKLAEVGEFDPSKERLLEYSRRCFLALDDETLKKVQALKKSKLLLPITYRFKR, encoded by the exons ATGAATGACCGCCACAGCAGGAGGAGGACAA tgaagaaggatgatgaGGCCTTCGAGATCTCCATCCCCTTCGACGAGGCACCCCACCTAGACCCACAGATCTTTTACAGTCTGAGCCCCTCTCGGGGAAACTTCGAGG AGCCCGCGGAGGCCgcctcccctgccctggccctcATGAACGGTGTCAAGGCTCAGCTGCACATGGCCCTGGAGAGGAACTCGTGGCTGCAGAAGCGCATCGAGGACCTGGAGGAAGAACGGGACTTCCTGCGGTGCCAGCTGGACAAGTTCATCTCCTCGGCCCGCGCCGACGCAG AGGACCACTGCAGGGTGAAGCCTGGGCCACGGCGGGCTGAGGGCGAGGCCTCGGACCCCGAGTCAGCAGCGTCCTCGCTGAGCGGAGGCTCTGAGGAAGGCAGCTCCAACGAGAGGAAGAGGCAGAAGCAGAAGGGAGGTGCGGCTCGGAGGCGGCTGGGGAAGCCCAAGGCTCGGGAGAGACAGCGGG TAAAGGATGCGGATGGGGTGCTCTGCCGCTACAAGAAGATCCTGGGCACCTTCCAGAAGCTGAAGAGCATGTCGCGGGCCTTTGAACACCACCGTGTGGACCGCAACACGGTGGCGCTGACCACGCCCATCGCCGAGCTGCTCATTGTGGCCCCGGAGAAGCTGGCCGAGGTGGGCGAGTTCGACCCCTCCAAGGAGCGCCTGCTCGAGTACTCCCGCCGCTGCTTCCTGGCCCTGGATGACGAGACACTCAAGAAGGTGCAGGCGCTGAAGAAGAGCAAGCTGCTGCTCCCCATCACCTACCGCTTCAAGCGGTGA
- the LOC101429586 gene encoding zinc finger protein 580-like, with amino-acid sequence MDPFPPRVTSVSALASSSPSPAAPAAPQKDRHLLIDVNGVPYMYTVDEAPPPEPVPEPEPAKGFTCPQCLQVFKSALNLKNHSISHSELRPYICAICGKTFKNSGNLAMHRFIHL; translated from the coding sequence ATGGACCCCTTCCCTCCCAGGGTGACCTCTGTCTCCGCACtggcctcctcctccccctccccggcGGCCCCGGCCGCCCCTCAGAAGGACCGTCACCTGCTCATCGACGTGAATGGCGTCCCCTACATGTACACAGTGGACGAGGCCCCCCCGCCCGAGCCCGTGCCCGAGCCCGAGCCGGCCAAGGGCTTCACCTGTCCCCAGTGCTTGCAGGTGTTCAAGAGCGCCCTGAACCTGAAGAACCACAGCATCTCCCACTCGGAGCTCCGGCCCTACATCTGCGCCATCTGCGGCAAGACCTTCAAGAACTCGGGCAACCTCGCGATGCATCGCTTCATACACCTGTAA
- the ZNF581 gene encoding zinc finger protein 581 encodes MLVLPPPCLQPPALPSVEAMEAPPPRTGRSPEPGPSSSSPQTSSPLRPTHYLLIDTQGVPYTVLVDEQVQREPGSDGASAQKKCYSCPVCSRVFEYMSYLQRHSITHSEVKPFQCDTCGKAFKRASHLARHHSIHRAGGGRPHSCPLCPRRFRDAGDLAQHSRVHSGERPYQCPHCPRRFMEQNTLQKHARWKHL; translated from the coding sequence ATGCTGGTGCTGCCACCCCCCTGTCTCCAGCCCCCAGCGCTTCCCTCCGTTGAGGCCATGGAGGCCCCTCCCCCTCGGACAGGTCGGTCCCCAGAACCAGGACCGTCCTCAAGCTCTCCTCAGACTTCGTCCCCTCTGCGGCCCACCCACTACTTGCTCATTGACACCCAGGGCGTCCCGTACACCGTGCTGGTAGATGAGCAGGTGCAGAGGGAGCCTGGAAGCGATGGGGCTTCAGCCCAGAAAAAGTGCTACAGCTGCCCCGTGTGCTCCCGGGTCTTCGAGTACATGTCTTACCTTCAGCGACACAGCATCACACACTCCGAGGTGAAGCCCTTCCAGTGCGACACCTGCGGGAAGGCTTTCAAGCGGGCCAGCCACTTGGCACGGCACCACTCTATCCACCGGGCGGGTGGTGGAAGGCCCCACAGCTGCCCGCTCTGCCCTCGCCGTTTCCGCGATGCGGGTGATCTGGCCCAGCACAGCCGCGTCCACTCCGGGGAGCGTCCCTACCAGTGCCCGCACTGCCCACGCCGCTTCATGGAGCAGAACACGCTGCAGAAGCACGCTCGGTGGAAGCACCTGTGA
- the U2AF2 gene encoding splicing factor U2AF 65 kDa subunit isoform X1, giving the protein MSDFDEFERQLNENKQERDKENRHRKRSHSRSRSRDRKRRSRSRDRRNRDQRSASRDRRRRSKPLTRGAKEEHGGLIRSPRHEKKKKVRKYWDVPPPGFEHITPMQYKAMQAAGQIPATALLPTMTPDGLAVTPTPVPVVGSQMTRQARRLYVGNIPFGITEEAMMDFFNAQMRLGGLTQAPGNPVLAVQINQDKNFAFLEFRSVDETTQAMAFDGIIFQGQSLKIRRPHDYQPLPGMSENPSVYVPGVVSTVVPDSAHKLFIGGLPNYLNDDQVKELLTSFGPLKAFNLVKDSATGLSKGYAFCEYVDINVTDQAIAGLNGMQLGDKKLLVQRASVGAKNATLVSPPSTINQTPVTLQVPGLMSSQVQMGGHPTEVLCLMNMVLPEELLDDEEYEEIVEDVRDECSKYGLVKSIEIPRPVDGVEVPGCGKIFVEFTSVFDCQKAMQGLTGRKFANRVVVTKYCDPDSYHRRDFW; this is encoded by the exons ATGTCGGACTTCGACGAGTTCGAGCGGCAGCTCAACGAGAATAAGCAAG AACGGGACAAGGAGAACCGGCACCGGAAGCGCAGCCACAGCCGTTCCCGGAGCCGGGACCGCAAGCGCCGGAGCCGGAGCAGAGACCGGCGCAACCGGGACCAGCGGAGCGCCTCCCGGGACAGACGGCGGCGCAG CAAACCTTTGACCAGAGGCGCTAAAGAGGAGCACGGTGGATTGAT CCGCTCCCCCCGCcatgagaagaagaagaaggtcCGTAAATACTGGGATGTGCCCCCCCCGGGCTTCGAGCACATCACCCCCATGCAGTACAAGGCCATGCAAG CCGCGGGCCAGATTCCGGCCACCGCCCTTCTCCCCACCATGACCCCAGACGGTCTGGCCGTGACCCCGACTCCAGTGCCCGTGGTCGGGAGCCAGATGACCAGGCAGGCCCGGCGCCTCTACGTGGGGAACATCCCCTTCGGCATCACTGAG GAGGCCATGATGGATTTCTTCAACGCCCAGATGCGCCTGGGGGGACTGACCCAGGCCCCTGGCAACCCAGTCTTGGCTGTGCAGATTAACCAGGACAAGAATTTTGCCTTCCTGGAG ttccGCTCAGTGGACGAGACTACCCAGGCCATGGCCTTCGATGGCATCATCTTCCAGGGCCAGTCTCTGAAGATCCGCAGACCTCACGACTATCAGCCCTTGCCTGGCATGTCGGAGAACCCTTCCGTCTACGTGCCTG GAGTTGTGTCCACCGTGGTTCCTGACTCAGCCCACAAGCTCTTCATCGGGGGCTTACCCAACTACCTGAATGATGACCAG GTAAAAGAGCTGCTGACATCGTTCGGGCCCCTGAAGGCCTTCAACCTGGTCAAGGACAGCGCCACAGGCCTCTCCAAGGGCTACGCCTTCTGTGAGTACGTGGACATCAACGTCACAGACCAG GCCATTGCGGGGCTGAATGGGATGCAGCTGGGGGATAAGAAACTGCTAGTCCAGAGGGCAAGTGTGGGAGCCAAGAATGCCACGCTGGTGAGCCCCCCG AGCACCATCAACCAGACGCCCGTGACCCTCCAGGTGCCGGGTCTGATGAGCTCCCAGGTGCAGATGGGTGGCCACCCCACGGAGGTGCTGTGCCTCATGAACATGGTGCTGCCTGAGGAGCTGCTGGATGATGAGGAGTACGAGGAGATCGTGGAGGACGTGCGCGATGAGTGTAGCAAGTACGGGCTCGTCAAGTCCATTGAGATCCCCCGGCCAGTGGATGGCGTGGAAGTGCCCGGCTGTGGAAAG ATCTTTGTGGAGTTCACCTCTGTGTTTGACTGCCAGAAAGCCATGCAGGGCCTGACGGGCCGCAAGTTCGCCAACAGAGTGGTTGTCACAAAGTACTGTGACCCCGACTCTTACCACCGCCGGGACTTCTGGTAG